A window of the Chthonomonas sp. genome harbors these coding sequences:
- the glpX gene encoding class II fructose-bisphosphatase, protein MSLDNLDFLQVTEAAALSSARWVGKGNRDEADRAACEAMRFKLNEMSMAGTIVIGEGERDEAPMLFIGEELGTGTGPKVQIAVDPLEGTNLCANGTPNSIAVLAATVESGGWLMHAPDCYMEKLVVGPECKDIVDITLPPAVNVRLMAKAQGKDVDELIIGILDRPRHEKLIDEVRHAGARVHLIPDGDLSVAIAALDPDSGVDGLMGTGGAPEGVLSAAAVLCCGGGMQARLVFTKDEQRERAVNMVDGDVNRVFRTEDLARGKVVFVATGITSGDLLKGVRYKRGAAYTESIEMRSDTGTIRRIETMHQDGFAEF, encoded by the coding sequence TACGGAAGCAGCGGCGCTTTCTTCCGCTCGATGGGTCGGCAAGGGGAATCGCGACGAAGCGGACCGTGCGGCCTGCGAGGCAATGCGTTTCAAACTCAACGAGATGTCGATGGCGGGCACCATCGTCATCGGCGAAGGTGAGCGCGACGAGGCCCCGATGCTCTTCATCGGCGAGGAACTCGGCACCGGCACGGGCCCCAAAGTGCAAATTGCGGTGGACCCGCTCGAAGGCACCAATCTGTGCGCCAACGGCACTCCCAACAGCATCGCGGTCTTGGCCGCCACGGTCGAATCCGGCGGTTGGCTGATGCATGCCCCCGACTGCTACATGGAAAAGCTCGTCGTCGGCCCGGAATGCAAAGACATCGTCGACATCACTCTCCCGCCCGCGGTGAACGTGCGGCTGATGGCCAAGGCCCAGGGCAAGGATGTGGACGAATTGATCATCGGCATTCTCGATCGTCCCCGCCACGAAAAGCTGATTGACGAAGTGCGCCACGCCGGCGCACGGGTTCACCTCATTCCCGATGGCGACCTCTCGGTGGCCATTGCCGCCCTCGATCCGGATTCGGGCGTGGACGGCCTGATGGGCACGGGTGGTGCGCCCGAAGGCGTTCTTTCCGCCGCCGCCGTACTTTGCTGCGGAGGAGGCATGCAAGCCCGCCTCGTCTTCACCAAAGACGAGCAGCGCGAACGCGCCGTGAACATGGTGGATGGCGACGTCAACCGGGTGTTCCGCACGGAAGATTTGGCTCGCGGGAAGGTCGTGTTCGTGGCCACCGGCATCACCAGCGGCGACTTGCTCAAGGGCGTGCGCTACAAGCGCGGCGCGGCCTACACCGAGTCCATCGAAATGCGGTCCGACACCGGCACGATCCGCCGGATTGAGACCATGCACCAAGATGGGTTCGCCGAGTTCTAA
- a CDS encoding sigma-70 family RNA polymerase sigma factor has product MDHEESVPSYLNRLTQEPLLSAEEETGLTTSAQGGCARSRQRLIESNMRLVINIARSYRSRTFPLEDLVQEGAIGLMHAINRFDPSKGFRFSTYATHWIRQSIGRAIDYKSKAIRLPAHISQSLRRIDRERVRLTRELGTEPSHDQLAAAMGISPRKLQHIMLSGQEMLSLDSKVGDAESSTLGVMVPDTEMDAAEGMITQELTQELHVIMMELSERERRVMANRLRMDTDGDGMERDDLARELKISRERIRQIELQAMKKLRAVASDRLRELLNR; this is encoded by the coding sequence ATGGATCACGAGGAAAGCGTACCAAGCTACCTTAACCGGCTTACGCAGGAACCCCTGTTGTCGGCGGAGGAAGAAACGGGTCTGACCACATCAGCCCAAGGTGGTTGCGCCCGATCTCGTCAGCGCCTTATCGAATCCAACATGCGGTTGGTTATCAACATCGCCCGCTCTTATCGCAGCCGCACTTTCCCCCTCGAAGACCTTGTGCAAGAAGGCGCAATCGGCCTGATGCACGCGATCAATCGCTTTGACCCCAGCAAGGGTTTCCGCTTTAGCACCTACGCAACCCACTGGATCCGCCAGAGCATTGGCCGCGCCATTGATTACAAGAGCAAGGCGATTCGCCTGCCCGCCCACATTTCCCAGAGCCTGCGCCGCATCGACCGCGAGCGAGTCCGCCTAACCCGCGAACTTGGCACCGAGCCCAGCCACGATCAGCTGGCCGCGGCCATGGGCATTAGCCCCCGTAAACTTCAGCACATCATGCTTTCCGGTCAGGAAATGCTGAGTCTCGATTCCAAGGTCGGCGACGCCGAATCCTCAACGCTCGGCGTGATGGTGCCCGACACCGAAATGGATGCCGCTGAAGGCATGATCACGCAAGAACTCACGCAAGAGCTTCACGTGATCATGATGGAACTCAGCGAGCGCGAGCGACGCGTGATGGCGAATCGCCTTCGCATGGACACCGACGGCGACGGAATGGAGCGCGACGACCTCGCCCGTGAGCTCAAAATCAGCCGCGAGCGCATCCGCCAGATCGAACTTCAGGCGATGAAGAAACTGCGCGCGGTAGCCAGCGATCGCCTTCGCGAGCTGCTCAACCGCTAG
- a CDS encoding S9 family peptidase encodes MSRPLEFDDILRIKSISHVAVSPDGKQVVAALKSVATPSTYQTNLVDWSNGRPKRLTKGRVSDGQPQFSADGRLFFGSNRNKPKPAVFTLKDGKPELVFEMPEGSIGAMKVSPDGNKFAFLYRPADPHATKAAKAERKRAKTSEPPLAFSQFPWRLDGDGEFGDRTWHLMVWSGGKAEPLGVSDCWAGIDFAWLPDSSGLVVAHDPRTEPFMEYSADILELFPLKGERRVLNSGNGGKSMVSVSPSGELVAYVLDPSEPHHWGIRRQQLGVVNLKTGAHRLVMADQDLLFSGHPLGDARDASNPQILWLDEDRVAIPWSERGDYALAEVNLATETATKIAHITGEVHVTAHHKGQFWGWICTPESPTEMVTIKGGKIKLLAPVNRDWLKDCEVARLEELHVPVPGSYDLHAWRIRAVGASKGKRPAVISVHGGPACFYSPTFFFEMQMFAAHGFEVFLSNPRGSTSYGEEHARCILGEWGQQDWADVKALTDHAKADPEVDTDRVSIVGGSYGGYMVNWAIAHDPTYHRAVSDRCVSNLLSKWGNSDYPFVPDGVWPGCAFRDDIDVLWECSPIKHMGNAKTPTLIIHSVGDLRCHIEQGEQVFTALKMLGVRTRMVRYPVTTSHGLSRNGPPDLRIHRLQEYVAWLKS; translated from the coding sequence ATGAGTCGCCCACTTGAATTTGACGACATCCTGCGGATCAAGTCGATCAGCCATGTCGCCGTGTCGCCCGATGGCAAACAGGTGGTGGCGGCGCTCAAATCTGTCGCCACGCCCAGCACCTACCAAACCAACCTCGTGGACTGGTCGAACGGGCGCCCCAAGCGTCTGACGAAAGGCCGCGTTTCCGATGGCCAACCGCAGTTCTCCGCCGACGGACGGCTCTTCTTTGGCAGCAACCGCAACAAGCCCAAACCGGCGGTGTTCACGCTCAAGGATGGCAAGCCGGAGCTGGTGTTCGAGATGCCCGAAGGCAGCATCGGCGCGATGAAGGTCTCGCCCGACGGCAACAAATTCGCGTTTCTCTATCGGCCCGCCGACCCCCACGCCACCAAGGCCGCCAAGGCCGAACGCAAGCGCGCCAAAACCAGTGAGCCGCCTCTGGCCTTCAGCCAGTTTCCCTGGCGATTGGACGGCGACGGCGAATTCGGCGACCGCACCTGGCACCTCATGGTTTGGAGCGGCGGCAAAGCCGAACCGCTCGGCGTCAGCGATTGTTGGGCGGGCATTGACTTCGCTTGGCTCCCCGATTCGTCGGGTCTCGTGGTCGCCCACGATCCGCGCACGGAGCCGTTCATGGAGTATTCCGCCGACATTCTCGAACTGTTCCCGCTCAAAGGCGAGCGAAGAGTTCTGAACTCAGGGAACGGCGGCAAGAGCATGGTCTCGGTGAGCCCCAGCGGCGAGCTAGTTGCCTACGTGCTCGACCCATCGGAGCCGCATCACTGGGGGATTCGCCGGCAACAACTCGGCGTGGTGAACCTGAAAACCGGCGCGCATCGGCTTGTGATGGCTGACCAAGACCTCTTGTTTAGCGGCCATCCGCTGGGCGATGCCCGCGACGCCAGCAACCCGCAGATCCTGTGGCTGGACGAGGACCGGGTGGCGATTCCGTGGTCCGAGCGCGGCGACTACGCGCTTGCCGAGGTCAACCTGGCCACCGAAACGGCGACAAAGATCGCGCATATCACCGGCGAGGTTCACGTGACCGCGCACCACAAGGGTCAGTTTTGGGGCTGGATTTGCACCCCCGAGTCGCCCACGGAAATGGTGACCATCAAGGGCGGCAAGATCAAGCTTCTCGCGCCCGTCAATCGCGATTGGCTTAAGGACTGCGAGGTTGCCCGCCTGGAAGAACTGCACGTCCCGGTTCCAGGCAGCTACGACCTGCATGCCTGGCGCATCCGCGCGGTGGGTGCCAGCAAAGGTAAGCGCCCGGCGGTCATCAGCGTGCACGGCGGTCCGGCTTGCTTCTATTCGCCGACGTTCTTCTTTGAGATGCAGATGTTTGCGGCGCACGGCTTCGAAGTGTTCCTCAGCAATCCGCGCGGCTCGACCAGCTATGGCGAGGAGCACGCGCGCTGCATCCTCGGCGAATGGGGCCAACAGGATTGGGCGGACGTCAAGGCGCTAACCGACCACGCGAAGGCCGATCCCGAGGTGGATACCGACCGCGTGAGCATTGTCGGCGGCAGCTACGGCGGCTATATGGTCAACTGGGCCATTGCCCACGACCCGACGTACCATCGCGCGGTGAGCGATCGTTGCGTGAGCAACTTGCTGAGCAAGTGGGGCAACAGCGACTACCCGTTTGTGCCCGACGGCGTATGGCCCGGCTGCGCGTTTCGCGACGACATTGATGTGCTGTGGGAATGCAGCCCAATCAAGCACATGGGCAACGCGAAGACGCCCACGCTCATCATTCACTCGGTGGGCGATTTGCGCTGCCACATTGAGCAGGGCGAGCAGGTGTTTACCGCGCTGAAAATGCTGGGCGTGCGGACCCGGATGGTGCGCTACCCGGTGACGACGAGCCACGGACTAAGCCGCAACGGACCGCCCGATTTGCGGATTCACCGCCTGCAAGAGTACGTCGCCTGGCTGAAAAGCTAG
- the nadA gene encoding quinolinate synthase NadA, producing MAHSPNMDAIREVALRAMPEAEWEIHRPKIERILELKRQKNAVILAHTYQSPQIFLTVADVQGDSLQLAREATKVEADIIVQAGVKFMAETSKVLNPHKTVLIPSLEAGCSLAEGITGADVRVLKAQHPGVPVVTYVNTNADVKAESDICCTSANAVEVVESLGVPEVIFLPDQYLGKYVASQTKVRIINGTGSCMVHERFTPQDIFELRRLYPGLMVMAHPECPPEILNEADYVGSTSGMTRMVRESGLKRIALITECSMSANVAAQNPEVEIVRPCKLCPHMQQITLDNIITCLETGQFEITILEDIRVRAQQAIDRMLQVRAGVRGA from the coding sequence GTGGCACATTCGCCAAACATGGACGCGATTCGTGAGGTCGCTTTGCGGGCGATGCCCGAGGCAGAATGGGAGATCCATCGGCCCAAAATTGAGCGTATTTTGGAGCTAAAGCGGCAGAAGAATGCGGTGATTCTCGCCCACACCTACCAGAGTCCGCAGATTTTTCTGACCGTAGCCGACGTGCAAGGCGATAGCCTGCAACTCGCGCGCGAGGCCACCAAGGTGGAAGCCGACATCATCGTGCAGGCGGGCGTCAAGTTCATGGCCGAGACGAGCAAGGTGCTGAACCCGCACAAGACCGTGCTCATCCCGAGCTTGGAGGCTGGTTGTTCGCTGGCGGAGGGCATCACCGGCGCCGACGTGCGCGTGCTCAAGGCCCAGCATCCAGGTGTGCCCGTGGTCACCTACGTCAACACCAACGCCGACGTGAAGGCCGAGTCGGACATCTGTTGCACCAGCGCGAACGCGGTTGAGGTGGTGGAGAGCCTGGGTGTGCCCGAGGTCATTTTTCTGCCCGATCAGTACCTGGGCAAGTATGTGGCGAGCCAAACGAAGGTGCGGATTATCAACGGAACCGGCTCTTGCATGGTGCACGAGCGGTTTACGCCGCAAGACATTTTTGAGCTTCGCCGCTTGTACCCCGGCCTCATGGTGATGGCGCACCCCGAGTGTCCGCCCGAAATCTTGAATGAGGCCGACTACGTGGGCTCGACCAGCGGCATGACGCGCATGGTTCGCGAGTCGGGACTTAAGCGCATTGCGCTGATTACCGAATGCTCGATGAGCGCCAACGTGGCCGCCCAAAACCCCGAAGTTGAGATCGTCCGGCCCTGCAAATTGTGTCCGCACATGCAGCAAATCACGCTCGACAACATCATCACCTGTTTGGAAACCGGGCAGTTCGAGATCACGATTCTGGAGGACATTCGGGTGCGCGCGCAACAGGCAATTGATCGCATGCTGCAGGTGCGGGCGGGGGTTCGCGGCGCGTGA
- a CDS encoding L-aspartate oxidase yields the protein MIAADLSQFDQVVDAPVLVAGSGIAGLSVALRCAGRGVHVLTRRTLFTGGSSFWAQGGMAAAVGHGDSAKLHEIDTIAAGAGLTDPGVARVLSEQASTAVNFLRDLGANFDLTESGDLALGREAAHQRPRILHANKDATGAELMRALIEGVHQHENIRVHEDVLATELALNEQGDVIGLVARQQHRLLLFRSSAVVLATGGIGQLYRFTTNPVEARGDGLAIAARAGAMLTDLEFVQFHPTALLTPVDPLPLITEALRGAGAVLVNKHGERFMVPIHPDAELAPRDIVARGVADQIALGNRPSLDARAAIGERFPDEFPNIFAQCQSIGLDPRTELIPVAPACHYHMGGIDVTLSGQSSLRGLWACGEVSSTGVHGANRLASNSLLEAVVFGARVAEDILVKTDGVVASAPVHLPYSVPMIRDMMTSPVGETSIATMREVMWDKVGLNRNEVGLNEACRTFSAILELSGNNNYGVANRALTGLMMAKSALERRESRGAHFRSDHPQSDDLMRRHSRLAWNQTASVATVSLEDRMVEEPA from the coding sequence GTGATTGCCGCCGACCTTTCGCAGTTCGATCAGGTCGTTGATGCGCCCGTCTTGGTGGCGGGTTCGGGAATCGCCGGGCTTTCGGTGGCTCTGCGGTGCGCGGGTCGCGGAGTGCATGTGCTCACGCGGCGCACGCTGTTCACCGGCGGAAGTAGTTTTTGGGCTCAAGGCGGCATGGCCGCGGCGGTCGGGCATGGCGACTCGGCCAAGCTGCACGAGATCGATACGATTGCGGCCGGCGCCGGTCTAACCGACCCGGGCGTGGCCCGGGTGCTGAGCGAACAGGCGAGCACGGCGGTGAACTTTCTGCGCGATCTCGGCGCGAACTTTGACCTCACCGAATCCGGCGACTTGGCGTTGGGTCGCGAGGCCGCGCACCAGCGGCCGCGGATTTTGCACGCGAACAAAGATGCGACCGGTGCCGAGCTGATGCGCGCGCTCATCGAGGGCGTTCACCAGCACGAGAACATTCGCGTCCACGAAGACGTGCTCGCGACCGAGCTTGCGCTCAATGAGCAAGGCGATGTCATTGGTTTGGTTGCTCGTCAGCAGCATCGGCTGCTGTTGTTCCGGTCGTCGGCGGTGGTGCTCGCGACGGGCGGCATCGGACAGCTCTATCGCTTCACCACCAATCCGGTGGAGGCGCGCGGCGACGGCTTGGCGATCGCGGCTCGGGCGGGCGCGATGCTCACCGATTTGGAGTTTGTCCAGTTTCACCCGACGGCCTTGCTGACGCCAGTGGATCCGTTGCCGCTCATTACGGAGGCCCTTCGCGGCGCGGGGGCGGTGCTCGTCAACAAGCATGGCGAGCGGTTTATGGTTCCGATTCATCCCGACGCGGAGCTTGCGCCGCGCGATATTGTGGCGCGGGGCGTGGCCGATCAAATCGCGCTCGGCAACCGTCCGAGCCTCGATGCGCGGGCCGCGATTGGCGAGCGGTTTCCGGACGAGTTTCCGAACATCTTCGCTCAATGCCAGAGCATCGGGCTTGACCCGCGGACGGAACTGATTCCTGTGGCGCCGGCTTGCCACTATCACATGGGCGGCATTGACGTCACGTTGAGCGGTCAATCGAGCTTGCGCGGCCTTTGGGCGTGTGGCGAGGTCAGTTCCACAGGCGTTCACGGGGCCAATCGCCTGGCCTCGAATTCGCTGCTGGAAGCCGTCGTGTTTGGCGCGCGCGTCGCCGAGGACATCCTGGTTAAAACCGACGGGGTGGTCGCCAGTGCGCCCGTCCACCTGCCTTACTCAGTGCCGATGATCCGCGACATGATGACCTCGCCGGTCGGGGAAACCTCCATCGCGACGATGCGCGAAGTGATGTGGGACAAGGTCGGGCTGAACCGTAACGAAGTCGGCTTAAACGAGGCGTGCCGCACGTTTTCCGCGATTCTCGAACTCAGCGGGAACAACAACTACGGGGTGGCCAATCGCGCGCTCACCGGCCTGATGATGGCCAAGAGCGCGTTGGAGCGTCGCGAGTCGCGAGGGGCGCACTTCCGCAGTGACCATCCGCAAAGCGACGATTTGATGCGGCGACACTCGCGCCTTGCCTGGAATCAGACGGCAAGCGTGGCCACCGTTTCGTTGGAAGACCGCATGGTCGAGGAGCCCGCATGA
- the nadC gene encoding carboxylating nicotinate-nucleotide diphosphorylase, which translates to MNIPQHLVDEAISRALAEDFGLAGDLTSQATIPADQRGTAVLLAKEAGVVSGLEVAAQVFAKLHSTATIKVLAHDGDPVAARTDLLSITGSVRALLGAERTALNFARHMSGVATATARMVELVAGTKTQIVCTRKTTPGLRAFEKYAVTCGGGHNHRFGLFDAILIKDNHIAACGGVAAAIRAARNHAGHLVKIEVEVDSMAKLDEALAEGPDVIMLDNMSPDEVRVAIARIAGRARTEASGGITSETVRAYAEAGVDLISVGWITHSAPNLDLSLDFRAGPSV; encoded by the coding sequence ATGAACATTCCGCAGCATCTTGTTGACGAAGCGATCAGCCGCGCGCTGGCCGAGGACTTTGGCCTCGCCGGTGATCTGACGAGCCAAGCCACGATTCCCGCGGACCAACGTGGCACGGCGGTGCTGCTCGCCAAAGAGGCGGGGGTTGTGTCGGGGTTGGAGGTCGCGGCGCAGGTGTTCGCTAAGCTCCATTCCACCGCGACCATTAAAGTGCTCGCTCACGACGGCGACCCAGTCGCCGCGCGGACCGACCTCCTGAGCATTACGGGCTCGGTAAGGGCGCTGCTCGGGGCGGAGCGCACGGCGCTCAACTTCGCGCGGCATATGAGCGGCGTTGCGACGGCCACGGCGCGCATGGTGGAGCTTGTCGCCGGGACGAAGACGCAGATTGTCTGCACGCGTAAGACCACGCCAGGTTTGCGGGCGTTTGAAAAGTATGCGGTCACTTGCGGCGGCGGACACAATCACCGGTTCGGGCTTTTCGATGCGATCCTCATTAAGGACAACCACATTGCCGCTTGCGGAGGGGTGGCAGCGGCGATTCGCGCGGCGCGAAACCACGCGGGGCACCTCGTGAAGATCGAGGTCGAAGTGGATTCCATGGCCAAGCTCGACGAAGCGCTCGCCGAGGGTCCCGACGTGATCATGCTCGACAATATGTCGCCAGATGAGGTGCGTGTTGCCATCGCTCGAATCGCGGGACGGGCTCGCACCGAAGCCAGCGGCGGCATCACCAGCGAGACCGTGCGTGCCTACGCCGAGGCGGGCGTGGACCTGATTTCGGTGGGCTGGATTACCCACAGTGCGCCCAATCTCGATCTTAGCCTTGACTTTCGCGCCGGTCCAAGCGTCTGA
- a CDS encoding DNA-3-methyladenine glycosylase I yields the protein MSFSYCAFVLTDRAHPVHRDYHDNEYGFWTDDESRLFERLVLEINQAGLSWETILKKREGFWRAYEGFDVDQVAAYGEADVARLLADPGIIRNRLKVNAAIHNAQQIQQIRAEHGSFSAWLESHRALDKPAWVKLFKNTFKFTGGEIVGEFLMSLGYLPGTHDDDCPAGVRAAASRPASPPK from the coding sequence ATGTCATTTAGTTATTGCGCCTTTGTCCTCACAGATCGCGCACATCCGGTGCACCGCGATTATCACGACAACGAGTACGGATTTTGGACCGATGACGAAAGCCGTCTCTTCGAGCGCCTCGTGCTCGAGATCAACCAGGCGGGGCTCAGCTGGGAGACGATTCTCAAAAAACGCGAAGGTTTCTGGCGAGCGTACGAAGGCTTCGACGTTGACCAGGTCGCGGCTTACGGCGAGGCCGACGTCGCGCGTCTGCTCGCGGATCCGGGCATCATTCGCAATCGGCTGAAGGTCAACGCCGCCATCCACAACGCCCAACAGATCCAACAAATCCGCGCCGAGCACGGCAGCTTTTCGGCGTGGCTGGAAAGCCACCGCGCGCTGGACAAGCCAGCTTGGGTGAAGCTATTCAAGAACACGTTCAAGTTCACCGGCGGAGAGATCGTCGGCGAGTTCCTCATGAGCCTCGGCTACCTACCCGGCACGCACGACGACGATTGCCCGGCGGGCGTTAGAGCCGCGGCTTCTCGCCCAGCAAGCCCGCCAAAGTAG
- a CDS encoding phage holin family protein translates to MKNWLLRWLVMTVALVLAAGITAMLGLKMSADTSSSDAIVKLVLAAVVLGLINATLGRVLKLIALPLNCLTLGLFSLVINAAIFYWVGTMRLGLVVGDFLSAFVGSLFYSGINAILSTIVDDK, encoded by the coding sequence ATGAAAAATTGGTTGCTGCGATGGCTCGTGATGACCGTCGCGCTGGTGCTTGCGGCGGGAATCACCGCCATGCTCGGGCTGAAAATGAGCGCCGACACCAGCAGCAGCGACGCCATTGTCAAGCTCGTGCTGGCCGCCGTGGTGCTGGGGCTCATCAACGCAACTCTGGGCCGGGTGCTCAAGCTCATCGCCTTGCCGCTTAACTGTCTCACGCTCGGCCTGTTTTCGCTGGTGATCAACGCGGCGATTTTCTACTGGGTGGGCACTATGCGGCTGGGGTTGGTGGTCGGCGACTTCCTTTCGGCGTTCGTCGGTAGCCTTTTCTATTCCGGGATCAACGCGATTTTGAGCACGATTGTGGACGACAAGTAA
- the yvcK gene encoding uridine diphosphate-N-acetylglucosamine-binding protein YvcK: MIKNYRIRRILAPTVGVRGAIIAAVFGFILFALGFMVSFRAILGPLVENVTTHYSSWVSRLVPEGQVEKVTHVLGGGALVLGFYMVFRGLRKLLRRLIETLNPAMKSGMVNTFVRRQQLAQGPKIVALGGGTGLSTLLRGLKQYSSNITAIVTVTDDGGSSGRLSAEMGIIPPGDIRNCLVALADAEKVVGDLFQHRFGKEAGSLSGHSLGNLLIAGLIQRSDGDYDRALKMASEVLNIRGRVLPSTMERVGLRAMLEDGSEVTGETTIAASGRRIRRLYVEPPDCTPFADAIAAIEEAEVITIGPGSVFTSVIPNLLIPEIAEAIERSNALKIYVCNVMTQPGESDSFTAAEHLVALQANVPHRVVDYVVVNSGVPSATTVEKYRTSNQFVVEPDVDRIRAMGFKVLLGNFVNELDYVRHDPFKVAGRIADLFQKKR, from the coding sequence ATGATCAAAAACTACCGCATCCGGCGCATTTTGGCCCCCACCGTGGGGGTCCGTGGCGCCATTATCGCGGCGGTTTTTGGGTTCATCTTGTTTGCGCTGGGGTTCATGGTGAGTTTCCGCGCGATTCTTGGCCCGCTCGTGGAGAACGTGACGACGCACTACTCGTCGTGGGTCAGCCGATTGGTGCCGGAGGGGCAGGTAGAAAAGGTCACCCACGTGTTGGGCGGCGGCGCGCTGGTGCTGGGCTTCTACATGGTGTTTCGCGGTCTGCGCAAGTTGCTCCGGCGACTCATTGAAACGCTCAACCCGGCTATGAAATCCGGCATGGTGAACACCTTTGTTCGGCGGCAGCAATTGGCGCAGGGCCCGAAGATCGTCGCGCTGGGCGGCGGCACCGGCCTCAGTACGCTGCTGCGTGGCCTTAAGCAGTACAGCAGCAACATCACCGCGATTGTCACCGTGACCGACGACGGCGGCAGCAGCGGGCGGCTCTCGGCTGAAATGGGCATTATCCCGCCGGGCGATATCCGCAACTGTCTGGTGGCGTTGGCCGACGCCGAAAAGGTGGTGGGCGACCTTTTCCAGCACCGATTTGGCAAGGAAGCGGGCAGCCTGAGCGGCCATAGTTTGGGCAATTTGCTGATCGCCGGATTGATCCAGCGATCCGATGGCGACTATGACCGCGCCTTGAAAATGGCGAGCGAGGTTTTGAACATTCGCGGGCGGGTGTTGCCCTCCACCATGGAGCGCGTGGGCCTGCGAGCGATGCTGGAAGACGGCAGCGAGGTGACCGGCGAAACCACGATTGCCGCCAGCGGGCGTCGGATTCGCCGCCTGTATGTGGAGCCGCCCGACTGCACCCCCTTTGCCGACGCGATCGCCGCGATTGAAGAGGCCGAAGTCATCACCATCGGGCCGGGCAGCGTGTTCACGAGCGTGATTCCGAACCTGCTGATTCCGGAGATCGCCGAGGCGATTGAACGCAGCAACGCGCTGAAAATTTATGTGTGCAACGTGATGACGCAGCCCGGCGAGAGCGACAGCTTTACCGCAGCCGAGCACCTTGTGGCGTTGCAGGCAAACGTGCCGCACCGCGTGGTGGACTACGTCGTCGTGAACAGCGGGGTGCCGAGCGCGACCACGGTGGAGAAATATCGCACGAGCAACCAGTTTGTGGTGGAGCCCGACGTGGACCGCATCCGCGCGATGGGTTTTAAGGTGCTGCTGGGCAACTTTGTGAACGAACTGGACTATGTCCGGCACGATCCGTTCAAGGTCGCGGGCCGAATCGCCGATCTATTCCAGAAGAAGCGATGA
- the gmk gene encoding guanylate kinase, which translates to MSGRLLILSGPSGVGKDTVLDLWQARNPRVVRVVAHTTRAPRVGERDGLDYTFLDVPTFLDRADAGKYLEFKHVHGNYYGTPLDHLEQLLAADKVAVLKIDVQGAIEVMELRPDALTVMLLPPSFEELERRIRARGTDSAEVIERRLVGARAELDEAPRYQHQLVNHEVEDVLAALDELIG; encoded by the coding sequence ATGAGTGGTCGATTGCTAATCTTGAGCGGTCCGAGCGGGGTGGGCAAGGACACGGTTTTGGACCTATGGCAGGCGCGCAACCCGCGCGTTGTACGCGTGGTGGCGCACACCACTCGCGCACCTCGCGTCGGCGAGCGCGACGGGCTGGACTACACGTTTTTGGATGTGCCGACCTTTTTGGATCGCGCGGATGCGGGCAAGTATTTGGAGTTTAAGCACGTGCACGGCAACTACTACGGCACGCCGCTGGACCACCTTGAGCAGCTGTTGGCGGCGGATAAGGTGGCCGTGTTGAAGATTGACGTCCAAGGCGCGATTGAGGTGATGGAGTTGCGTCCGGACGCGCTGACGGTGATGCTGTTGCCGCCTTCGTTTGAGGAGCTGGAGCGTCGAATTCGCGCCCGCGGCACCGACTCGGCGGAGGTGATTGAGCGGCGGTTGGTCGGCGCGCGCGCCGAGCTCGACGAAGCCCCCCGCTACCAGCACCAACTCGTGAATCACGAGGTGGAGGATGTTCTTGCCGCGCTCGATGAGTTGATTGGGTAG